One window of Candidatus Tiamatella incendiivivens genomic DNA carries:
- a CDS encoding NDP-sugar synthase yields the protein MYGIILAGGYGKRLMPLTKSKRKPFIELLGKPLFQYTLDYLHKAGITNLLTIGRSGDQFHAPYDLRIKTITQEGSGEDDAIKRAHSFIREEKLTGPYVIAFTGFVSTPPDIVRYALQYYYESNYPNTIVVTPIVSGLETYGEVIISGDRAEGFKKEPGKPGYVFAGILILNEQGLESIIDKGFTVGLNHLAKNGKLGAYIWSGEWIEIGYPWDLLEAGTVLLKHELKDSIKISKNAKISPTSVIKGPVLIEEDVFIDEEVYIQGPAYIGKGAFIGFSTYIRPYSIIERDTIVGSRNEVKRSITMQKTRTATGVIIADTIIGEQCDIREYSIFQSSHITDLPPRIRDKVYYRHKKPKLGSIISPGCTIGPLAKINPGEIIDC from the coding sequence ATGTACGGAATCATACTTGCAGGTGGATATGGTAAAAGGCTTATGCCTCTAACAAAAAGTAAAAGAAAACCATTCATAGAACTTCTAGGAAAACCTCTGTTCCAATATACCTTAGATTACCTTCACAAAGCTGGAATAACTAATTTACTAACAATTGGAAGATCGGGTGATCAATTCCATGCTCCTTACGACTTGAGGATAAAAACAATTACACAGGAAGGATCCGGGGAAGACGATGCTATTAAAAGAGCTCATTCATTTATAAGAGAAGAGAAGCTCACAGGTCCCTATGTCATAGCATTCACAGGGTTCGTATCAACTCCACCGGACATTGTTAGATACGCTCTACAGTACTACTACGAGTCTAACTACCCTAATACCATTGTGGTAACACCGATAGTGTCCGGATTAGAAACTTATGGTGAAGTAATAATAAGCGGAGATAGAGCTGAGGGATTCAAAAAGGAACCAGGGAAACCCGGATACGTATTCGCCGGTATACTAATATTGAACGAACAAGGGCTGGAATCCATAATTGATAAAGGCTTTACCGTCGGTTTAAACCATTTAGCTAAAAACGGCAAGCTAGGAGCATACATATGGAGCGGCGAGTGGATAGAGATAGGCTATCCATGGGATCTCCTAGAAGCGGGAACCGTTCTATTAAAACATGAGCTAAAAGATTCAATTAAAATCTCTAAGAATGCTAAAATATCACCCACCTCAGTGATTAAGGGTCCTGTACTTATAGAAGAAGACGTATTTATCGATGAAGAAGTTTACATACAAGGACCAGCATACATAGGGAAAGGAGCATTCATCGGTTTTTCAACGTACATAAGGCCTTACAGTATTATAGAAAGAGATACAATTGTAGGATCTAGAAATGAAGTGAAAAGATCAATAACCATGCAAAAAACAAGGACAGCCACAGGAGTCATAATAGCAGACACGATAATCGGAGAACAATGTGACATAAGAGAATACAGTATCTTCCAAAGCTCACACATTACGGATCTACCGCCTAGGATTAGAGATAAAGTATATTACCGTCATAAGAAACCCAAGCTTGGATCAATTATCTCTCCCGGATGCACGATAGGGCCCTTGGCCAAGATAAATCCCGGAGAGATAATTGACTGCTAG
- the radA gene encoding DNA repair and recombination protein RadA — protein sequence MVKEEKINEEAAEEHSLDSISKLPGVGSTTLSKLKDAGYTTLQAIAVVTPEELSVDTGIPIATAQKIISAARQALNITFKTALELKRERINTRKITTSSKNLDELLGGGIETRMLTEVFGEYGSGKTQICHQLSVNVQLPEDKGGLRGKAVYIDTEGTFRWERIEAMAKGLGLDPDEIMGDIYWIRAINSNHQIEVVGKLFEFVNEEDIKLVVLDSVTSHFRAEYPGRENLAARQQKLNKHLHQLVRLAEVYNIAVVITNQVMSRPDVFYGDPTQAVGGHVLYHAPGVRVQLKRSRGNKRIARIVDAPHLPEGETVFSITEWGIRDPD from the coding sequence TTGGTAAAGGAAGAAAAGATAAATGAGGAAGCAGCAGAGGAGCATAGTTTAGACAGTATAAGTAAACTACCCGGAGTAGGATCCACCACTCTTTCCAAACTAAAGGATGCTGGGTATACTACGCTTCAGGCAATAGCCGTAGTTACACCGGAAGAATTAAGCGTCGATACGGGTATCCCTATAGCTACCGCTCAAAAAATAATATCAGCTGCACGCCAAGCTTTGAACATAACTTTCAAGACAGCTCTCGAATTGAAGCGGGAGAGAATAAATACCCGTAAAATAACTACCTCAAGTAAGAACCTTGACGAATTACTTGGCGGAGGAATAGAGACTAGGATGCTTACAGAAGTTTTCGGCGAATACGGTAGCGGTAAAACCCAGATATGCCATCAGCTATCTGTAAACGTACAATTACCCGAAGATAAGGGAGGATTGAGGGGTAAAGCAGTTTACATAGATACAGAAGGCACATTTAGATGGGAGAGAATAGAAGCTATGGCAAAGGGATTAGGCCTCGACCCTGATGAGATTATGGGTGATATCTACTGGATAAGAGCCATAAACAGTAATCACCAGATAGAAGTTGTCGGCAAGCTCTTCGAGTTTGTAAATGAGGAAGATATAAAGCTTGTGGTATTAGACTCTGTTACAAGCCACTTCAGAGCCGAGTATCCTGGCAGGGAGAACCTTGCTGCTAGACAGCAGAAGCTTAATAAACATCTCCATCAGCTAGTAAGACTTGCGGAAGTATACAATATCGCTGTTGTCATAACTAACCAAGTAATGTCAAGGCCGGACGTCTTCTATGGAGATCCAACACAAGCTGTTGGAGGCCACGTATTATATCATGCCCCAGGAGTTAGAGTTCAACTTAAACGGAGCAGAGGCAATAAACGAATAGCAAGAATAGTAGATGCACCACACCTTCCCGAGGGGGAGACTGTGTTCTCGATAACTGAATGGGGCATCAGAGACCCTGATTAA
- a CDS encoding prepilin peptidase, which translates to MMRYGLLIRDLYVLLVLLIASYWDYRKREIEPSYWVYTSITGIILSVLMYRLGFIGVNLETYLVFSLFAIGLVGLFYLLGYMGGADLYAIIFITVSTPRSLNSFELIPSTFMTVVYAAVASALIPVYFCLYNVVSANRRKIIHKQEKGFILCFLGIPKRAKEYIRDNGYWFPLTTYTNGKLVTRYSFHVEEEPDDHRQSINSLLNENVIDENSIIWVTPGIPFIIFILIGYLLSIIISDIPLQILFGGLGG; encoded by the coding sequence ATGATGCGTTACGGATTATTGATAAGGGATCTTTATGTATTGCTGGTTTTATTAATTGCTTCCTACTGGGATTACCGTAAAAGAGAGATCGAGCCCAGTTATTGGGTTTATACAAGTATCACTGGCATAATCTTGTCCGTGTTAATGTACAGGCTAGGGTTTATTGGAGTTAACTTAGAAACCTACCTAGTATTTTCATTATTCGCCATAGGACTTGTTGGTTTATTTTACCTGCTCGGTTATATGGGTGGAGCGGATCTTTATGCAATAATCTTTATAACAGTTTCGACTCCCAGGTCACTTAATTCATTTGAGTTAATCCCGTCAACCTTTATGACAGTAGTATATGCTGCTGTAGCCTCTGCACTCATCCCGGTATACTTCTGTCTTTATAATGTCGTGTCAGCGAATAGAAGAAAAATTATCCATAAACAGGAAAAGGGGTTCATCCTTTGCTTCCTAGGCATACCTAAAAGAGCGAAAGAGTATATAAGGGATAACGGGTACTGGTTTCCATTGACCACGTATACGAATGGAAAGCTAGTCACTAGATATTCATTCCACGTAGAAGAGGAACCTGATGATCATAGGCAAAGTATCAATAGTCTTTTAAATGAAAACGTTATAGATGAAAATAGCATTATTTGGGTTACACCTGGCATTCCATTTATAATATTCATCTTGATAGGGTACTTGCTAAGCATAATAATTAGCGATATACCACTGCAAATCTTATTTGGTGGTCTCGGTGGCTGA
- a CDS encoding Mrp/NBP35 family ATP-binding protein, with protein MVAQSYKEMAQRMKQIQEQQKKVVEKMKQIKYKIAVLSGKGGVGKSFVTASLASALASQGVKVGVFDADVHGPSIPTMLGLKEGIGLTADEQGIHPAVGALGIKVVSVGLLIPSDSTPVIWRGPLKTGAIRQLLAEVNWGDLDYLLIDLPPGTGDEQLTIAQLIPSLTGTVIVTIPSEVSRVVVKKAISFTNRLNISVIGIIENMTYFECPDGTKHYIFGKGAADSLAKEFNIRYLGGIPIDSKIRESNDRGKVFFLEYPDSPATIAFLEVAKKIRDTIELK; from the coding sequence ATGGTGGCTCAAAGCTATAAGGAAATGGCTCAAAGAATGAAGCAAATTCAGGAGCAACAGAAGAAAGTAGTTGAGAAAATGAAGCAGATCAAGTACAAGATTGCAGTTCTTAGTGGAAAAGGAGGAGTTGGAAAATCTTTCGTTACAGCTAGCTTAGCCTCGGCACTTGCTTCGCAGGGCGTTAAAGTAGGTGTTTTCGACGCGGATGTCCACGGCCCGTCAATCCCCACAATGCTAGGGTTAAAGGAAGGTATAGGGTTGACTGCAGATGAACAAGGAATACATCCAGCTGTTGGTGCACTGGGTATTAAGGTAGTTTCGGTAGGTTTACTTATACCAAGCGATAGCACACCAGTTATCTGGAGAGGTCCACTGAAGACGGGTGCAATAAGGCAGTTACTGGCTGAAGTCAACTGGGGTGATCTTGACTATTTACTAATAGATCTCCCCCCAGGAACAGGAGATGAGCAATTAACTATTGCACAGTTGATACCCAGCCTTACAGGAACAGTTATTGTCACTATCCCCTCAGAAGTTTCCAGAGTAGTTGTAAAGAAAGCTATTTCATTCACTAACAGATTAAACATTTCAGTAATTGGAATAATAGAGAACATGACATACTTCGAGTGCCCAGATGGTACGAAGCATTACATCTTTGGAAAAGGTGCAGCCGATTCACTTGCAAAGGAGTTCAATATTAGATACCTAGGTGGAATACCTATAGATTCAAAAATTAGAGAAAGCAACGACAGGGGGAAAGTGTTCTTCCTAGAATATCCAGACTCCCCAGCGACTATAGCATTCTTAGAGGTTGCCAAGAAAATTAGAGACACCATCGAATTAAAATGA
- a CDS encoding 50S ribosomal protein L23, which produces MKDPLKIIIAPVSTEKASNLIEKENTITLIVSRNATRNEVKYAVEKLYQVNVANVRILITAKGEKKAYVRISPEFDASELASRLGIV; this is translated from the coding sequence ATGAAGGATCCGCTTAAGATAATAATTGCACCGGTAAGTACTGAGAAGGCCTCGAATCTAATAGAAAAAGAGAACACAATTACATTGATAGTCTCTAGAAATGCTACCAGAAACGAGGTTAAATATGCTGTCGAGAAACTTTACCAGGTAAATGTGGCAAATGTTAGAATTCTTATAACGGCAAAGGGAGAAAAGAAAGCGTATGTAAGAATTTCCCCCGAATTCGATGCATCAGAACTAGCTTCGAGGCTAGGCATAGTCTAA
- the rpl4p gene encoding 50S ribosomal protein L4: MKFKTGLTSYASTGLNGVSYSAESSELKKYHLPTIFSFPVRKDLIKRVYYAEFTARLQPQGRDLLAGKRTTAESWGINRGVSRVPRLKGTSRAAFVNMTVGGHLAHPPRVEKIIRERVNKKERVLGTISALSATAVPSMVRERGHIFELDNLPIIIPASLEDEVIKMKDAIELFQKIGVYEDIVKSSNSIRIRAGKGKRRGRKYKERKSILLLLSSTSKPLAKAARNFPGIDISTGWTVNVLQLAPGAVPGRLTVISKAALKQLTHRFGGVI; the protein is encoded by the coding sequence ATGAAATTTAAAACAGGGTTAACTTCATATGCATCCACCGGTCTTAACGGCGTTTCATATAGTGCTGAAAGCAGCGAATTGAAAAAATATCATCTACCAACTATTTTTAGTTTTCCTGTAAGAAAAGACTTGATAAAAAGAGTATATTACGCTGAGTTCACCGCTAGACTCCAACCGCAGGGCAGGGATCTCTTAGCTGGTAAAAGAACCACAGCAGAGAGTTGGGGGATTAATCGTGGTGTTTCGAGAGTTCCAAGGCTTAAGGGGACTTCGAGGGCTGCTTTTGTAAATATGACAGTCGGTGGTCACTTAGCTCATCCTCCTAGGGTTGAGAAAATAATTCGAGAGAGGGTCAATAAGAAGGAGCGCGTTCTTGGTACAATAAGCGCATTATCTGCTACAGCTGTACCATCTATGGTTCGGGAGAGAGGACATATATTCGAGCTAGATAATCTTCCGATAATTATTCCGGCTTCTCTAGAAGATGAAGTCATTAAAATGAAAGATGCAATAGAGTTATTCCAGAAAATAGGGGTGTATGAGGATATTGTAAAGTCATCTAATAGTATTAGGATCAGAGCTGGAAAGGGTAAGAGGCGTGGGAGGAAATACAAGGAAAGGAAAAGCATTCTATTATTGCTGTCTAGCACGAGTAAGCCCTTAGCAAAAGCTGCTAGAAACTTCCCTGGAATAGATATTTCGACAGGATGGACTGTGAATGTTCTGCAACTAGCTCCAGGAGCTGTACCAGGCCGATTAACAGTAATATCTAAGGCAGCTCTAAAACAGTTAACTCATAGATTTGGGGGTGTAATATGA
- a CDS encoding DHHA1 domain-containing protein, translated as MMYLFTHTDLDGVGSAAVYLILKGKRLGDSGISVTYSEPYNIHQRMMDYIPYIEKQDRVVVSDIGINPKIYVELRDVLRKVLERNATIEWYDHHKWSDKWINEFTKLRIDLHVDTSTCATGVVARYAKPEIWINGEIKKTVEELVYSVCAADLWKWDHYLAPRLFRIVTLNGSQGEIRRNMVLRKFTDQKIWDNELEELLEDYVNVELKNYSKLDKGLVRMCSKNCCLGLTVKNRGPPTNSFVGAYVLSRFNVDMACIAKSNGSLSLRSRKVDVQKVALALGGGGHSRAAGAKIDLSTIDVLLFNFYPRLFLRRIGRKILKIAESSQACDVQ; from the coding sequence ATGATGTATTTATTTACTCATACAGACTTAGATGGGGTTGGAAGCGCTGCGGTTTACTTGATTCTCAAAGGCAAAAGACTAGGAGACTCAGGTATCTCGGTAACATACAGTGAACCATATAATATTCACCAAAGAATGATGGATTATATACCATATATTGAAAAACAGGACAGGGTAGTAGTTTCCGATATAGGTATAAATCCCAAAATATATGTGGAACTAAGGGACGTTCTAAGAAAGGTGCTTGAGAGAAACGCTACAATAGAATGGTACGATCATCATAAATGGTCTGATAAATGGATTAATGAATTCACAAAGCTAAGAATAGATTTACATGTAGATACTTCAACATGCGCGACTGGTGTCGTCGCTAGATACGCAAAACCGGAAATATGGATTAACGGGGAAATAAAGAAAACAGTAGAAGAGCTAGTGTATTCTGTTTGTGCTGCTGACCTATGGAAATGGGATCACTATTTAGCACCGAGGTTATTCAGAATAGTCACATTAAATGGCAGTCAAGGTGAAATTCGTAGGAACATGGTTCTCCGGAAATTTACAGATCAAAAGATATGGGATAACGAACTTGAAGAACTCTTAGAAGACTACGTTAACGTGGAACTAAAGAACTACTCTAAGCTTGATAAAGGATTAGTTAGAATGTGTAGCAAAAATTGTTGCCTTGGTTTAACAGTAAAGAACAGGGGGCCGCCTACAAATAGTTTTGTCGGGGCGTATGTTCTCTCACGCTTTAACGTTGACATGGCATGTATAGCGAAAAGCAATGGATCACTATCTTTAAGAAGTAGGAAGGTTGATGTGCAAAAGGTAGCTCTAGCCTTAGGTGGAGGAGGCCACTCTCGTGCGGCTGGAGCAAAAATAGATCTCTCTACGATTGACGTTTTACTCTTCAATTTCTATCCCAGATTGTTCCTGAGGAGAATTGGACGTAAAATCCTGAAAATAGCTGAGAGCAGCCAAGCCTGCGACGTCCAATAG
- the glmS gene encoding glutamine--fructose-6-phosphate transaminase (isomerizing), whose product MCGIVGIAAKQKNMLRDKTIGKTLTKLLKMLEYRGYDSVGIAVISNGDIIIRKARGKIDEVSNKLNFSEIDGLTGIGHTRWATHGPPSDENAHPHTDCKGIIAIVHNGIIKNFYVIKKGLQEKGHLFKSETDTEVIAHLIEEKIREADGKRFIDILGETLGEIEGSYAFAIIYKEEPVRIYFAKKLSPLIIGVGSGVNLVASDIPAVLSYTNHIIPLRDGEYGWISPSEIMIKRANGFIDYTTRIKTIDWNIENISKAGYPHFMLKEIYEQPLALRETFFGLQSDPSIERVIEHLVNSEKIYITGAGTSFHAGLVFKYFLSKLGGRASIPFISSEYTQISEEVGDKDILVAISQSGETIDTLTAVRSFRISGGKIISVSNVLESAIPRESDYAIYMRAGPEIGVAATKTYLTQVLSLTYIAVQYAHIVGRLTDSESSEYLSILSKASEIAESSIRISEPLVKMYAKDLANSRSMYILGRGLGAILALEAALKVKEIDYIHAEAYPAGESKHGPIALVEPGFPILFVFTINHWKELIGNIKEMHARKGVIYVSTPTADIIRTNMPEARILNIPSYENEILEPYAHTPAYQLLSYYISVEKGYDPDKPRNLAKTVTVE is encoded by the coding sequence ATGTGTGGTATTGTAGGGATAGCGGCAAAGCAAAAGAATATGCTGAGGGATAAAACAATAGGTAAGACCCTGACTAAACTTCTGAAAATGCTTGAATATCGTGGCTATGATAGCGTAGGCATCGCCGTGATATCTAATGGGGACATTATTATTAGAAAGGCACGAGGCAAAATTGATGAAGTTTCCAACAAGCTAAATTTTAGTGAAATCGACGGTCTAACCGGGATAGGCCATACAAGATGGGCGACACATGGACCTCCTAGCGACGAGAATGCTCATCCCCATACTGATTGCAAAGGCATTATTGCCATAGTTCATAATGGGATCATAAAGAATTTCTATGTTATCAAGAAAGGCCTACAAGAGAAAGGCCATTTATTCAAGAGTGAAACAGATACTGAGGTTATAGCACACCTTATTGAAGAAAAGATAAGGGAAGCTGATGGTAAGCGATTCATTGATATCTTGGGAGAAACTCTAGGAGAAATTGAGGGAAGCTATGCCTTCGCTATTATCTATAAAGAGGAACCTGTTAGGATATACTTTGCTAAAAAATTAAGTCCATTGATTATTGGCGTAGGATCAGGAGTCAATTTAGTTGCTAGTGATATTCCTGCAGTTCTAAGCTATACAAATCACATCATTCCACTTAGAGATGGAGAATATGGATGGATATCACCTAGTGAAATAATGATAAAGCGTGCAAATGGATTCATAGATTATACAACCAGAATAAAAACAATAGATTGGAATATTGAAAACATCTCTAAGGCTGGGTATCCTCATTTTATGCTTAAAGAGATTTACGAGCAACCACTAGCATTGAGAGAAACATTCTTCGGATTACAATCTGATCCAAGTATAGAAAGAGTCATCGAACATCTAGTTAACTCAGAGAAAATCTACATTACCGGGGCTGGAACAAGTTTCCATGCTGGTCTGGTTTTCAAATACTTTCTCTCAAAACTAGGTGGGAGAGCTTCGATTCCCTTCATATCGTCTGAGTATACTCAGATTTCAGAAGAGGTAGGGGACAAGGATATACTTGTAGCTATTAGCCAAAGCGGAGAAACGATTGACACATTAACAGCTGTCAGATCATTTAGAATAAGCGGTGGAAAAATAATATCAGTATCAAACGTGCTTGAAAGTGCCATTCCTAGAGAAAGCGATTATGCTATTTACATGAGAGCCGGGCCTGAGATAGGTGTAGCTGCAACGAAAACCTATCTAACGCAAGTCCTATCACTAACCTACATAGCCGTACAGTATGCCCATATAGTAGGAAGACTAACAGATAGCGAGTCCAGTGAATATCTGAGCATTCTTTCAAAGGCCTCGGAAATAGCCGAGTCATCTATCAGAATAAGCGAACCATTAGTAAAGATGTACGCAAAAGACCTGGCGAATAGTCGGAGTATGTATATACTCGGAAGAGGATTGGGGGCTATATTAGCTTTAGAAGCAGCATTAAAAGTGAAGGAGATTGATTATATTCACGCTGAAGCCTATCCTGCAGGCGAAAGCAAGCACGGACCGATTGCCCTAGTCGAACCTGGATTTCCCATACTCTTCGTCTTTACAATAAACCATTGGAAAGAATTGATAGGCAATATCAAGGAAATGCATGCAAGGAAAGGCGTAATCTACGTTTCAACCCCCACGGCTGATATAATTAGAACCAATATGCCAGAAGCCAGAATTTTGAATATACCATCATATGAAAACGAAATACTTGAACCCTATGCTCACACTCCTGCCTATCAATTACTCTCCTATTATATCTCCGTGGAAAAAGGATACGATCCTGATAAACCCCGGAATTTAGCTAAAACAGTTACTGTAGAATAG
- a CDS encoding 50S ribosomal protein L3 codes for MGARKHHAPRRGSLGVRPRKRASGIIPRIKSWPMVELEKPTILGFLGYKAGMTHAFIVDQRKGSPTHGMEVFTPVSIVETPPMIPLAIRAYVFDPNVGLKVVGEAWTPPPEELNLHRKIKTLGTFDLDKKMKEIEDKISGKNEAEIRVIIASQPKLVGGLEKKKPDLIEFKVGGSDISSVLDYTKSIVGKEIRVFEVFSAGSFIDVISITKGKGFQGMIKRFGVKELPRWHKHRKGSRKSGSRSHGRGTWSETPQAGQLGFHRRTEYNKRILLLGENGFEITPSGGFVNYGLVKTDFIALQGTIPGSVKRPVVLRYPVRPPAWIGKLDDIKPVVTYFSLSSKQGN; via the coding sequence ATGGGTGCACGTAAACATCACGCTCCGAGAAGAGGGAGTTTGGGAGTAAGACCGCGTAAACGAGCTTCAGGTATAATTCCTAGAATAAAGAGTTGGCCTATGGTAGAACTAGAGAAACCTACTATATTAGGTTTCCTCGGATACAAGGCTGGAATGACGCATGCTTTTATTGTTGACCAAAGAAAAGGTTCACCTACACATGGTATGGAAGTATTCACCCCCGTTTCAATCGTAGAGACCCCGCCTATGATCCCCTTAGCTATTAGAGCATACGTCTTTGATCCTAATGTAGGCCTGAAAGTTGTTGGTGAAGCTTGGACTCCTCCTCCTGAGGAATTAAATCTTCATAGAAAAATTAAAACTCTAGGAACCTTTGATCTCGATAAGAAAATGAAAGAGATAGAAGACAAAATCTCTGGTAAAAACGAGGCTGAGATACGAGTCATAATAGCGTCGCAACCCAAACTGGTTGGTGGCCTTGAAAAAAAGAAACCAGATTTAATTGAATTTAAAGTAGGTGGAAGTGATATCTCAAGCGTTCTTGACTATACAAAGAGTATCGTAGGCAAGGAAATAAGGGTATTTGAAGTGTTTAGCGCCGGTAGCTTCATAGACGTTATCTCTATTACTAAAGGAAAGGGGTTTCAAGGTATGATAAAGCGGTTTGGTGTAAAAGAGCTGCCAAGATGGCATAAACATAGGAAAGGAAGTAGAAAATCAGGTTCTAGAAGCCATGGAAGAGGGACGTGGAGCGAGACACCGCAAGCGGGTCAATTAGGCTTCCACAGAAGAACAGAGTATAACAAGAGAATCCTATTGTTAGGTGAAAATGGTTTTGAAATAACTCCAAGCGGTGGGTTCGTTAACTATGGGCTGGTGAAGACGGATTTCATCGCATTGCAAGGTACAATACCTGGAAGCGTTAAGAGACCTGTAGTGCTAAGATACCCTGTAAGACCACCTGCTTGGATAGGCAAGCTTGACGATATAAAGCCTGTTGTAACATATTTCAGTCTTTCATCCAAACAAGGTAACTGA
- a CDS encoding HIT domain-containing protein yields the protein MAEKREILWAPWRMKYIKETVENEEGKLSECILCRVVKESDDKKNLILYRGARVYIILNKYPYNTGHLMIVPYRHVPSIEDLDRCELLELSLTIKHAVKALRDAFNPDGFNIGVNIGRAAGAGIQEHVHVHVVPRWIGDSNFIPVIGGVKVIPQGLDETYSQIKPFVEEEMKKVKKEMRGC from the coding sequence GTGGCTGAAAAAAGGGAAATACTTTGGGCTCCTTGGAGGATGAAGTATATTAAAGAAACAGTTGAGAATGAAGAAGGGAAGCTAAGTGAGTGTATACTCTGCAGAGTCGTTAAGGAGTCCGATGACAAGAAAAATTTAATCCTATATAGAGGTGCTAGAGTCTATATAATACTAAACAAGTACCCCTATAATACAGGCCATCTCATGATTGTTCCCTATAGACATGTTCCAAGCATAGAGGATTTGGATCGTTGTGAACTCCTTGAATTGTCGTTGACGATAAAACATGCGGTCAAAGCGTTACGAGATGCATTTAATCCAGACGGATTTAATATCGGTGTCAATATAGGACGAGCCGCTGGTGCAGGGATACAAGAACACGTCCACGTACATGTTGTTCCTAGATGGATTGGAGATTCCAATTTCATACCAGTCATAGGAGGAGTAAAGGTTATACCTCAAGGCCTAGATGAAACATATAGTCAAATAAAACCCTTTGTTGAAGAGGAAATGAAGAAAGTTAAGAAAGAAATGAGAGGATGCTAG